Below is a genomic region from Fervidobacterium sp..
ATGCTACAGCATATGGTGGTGGTGTAGCAGAACTTCTAATGACAATTGTGCCTTTGATGCGTGATGCGGGTGTTGATGCATGGTGGGAAGTTTTAGAAGCACCGATGGAATTTTTCAACGTGACTAAGAAGTTTCATAATGCTTTACAAGGAGCAGAAGTTGAGATTACACAGGAAGAATGGGACTTGTATGAAAGAGTTAACAAACAAAATGCTGAGAAATTGAATCTTGATGCAGATGTTGTGATAATTCATGATCCACAACCAGCTTATATTCCACTTTACTTGAAAGGTGGGGCAAAGTATATTTGGAGGTGCCATATAGATACAAGCACACCAAATTTGGAAGTTTGGAATAAGCTAACGTCAAAAATGTCGATGTATCAAAAGGCTCTTTTTCACATAATGGACTACGTTAGACCTCCGTTTGATAAGATCGCTGTAGAATTCCCACCAAGTATTGATCCTCTGAGTCCAAAAAACAGAGAATTGTCTGAAGAAGAAATATTTCATGTAGCTAAGAGGTATGATATTGATGTTAACAAACCACTTATAACTGTTGTCGCACGTTTTGATCCGTGGAAAGACCTGTTTTCATCTATAGACGTTTATAGAAGAGTCAAAGAAAGTTACGATGTACAACTTGCAATAGTTTCTGCGATGGCAAAAGATGATCCAGAAGGTTGGATTTTCTTTGAAGATGTACTTAGATATGCGGGAAAAGATAAAGACATAATTTTCTTAACCGATCTTAAGGGGGTAGGCCACGTTGAAGTTAATGCAATTCAGAGATTATCCACCATAGGATTACACACAGCTACGAGAGAAGGGTTCGGACTTGTTATAAGTGAAATGATGTGGAAACAACATCCAGTTGTTGCAAGACCCGTCGGAGGTGTTAAAATACAAATAGATGATGGAGTAAATGGCTTTCTAAGAAGAGATGTTGATGAGTTATCAAATGCTGTATGTGAACTCATCAGCAATAAGGATCTGTTGATAAGCATGGGGATTAATGCAAAAGAAAAAGTTAGAAAAACTTATTTGTCAACTGCGAATGTGAGGCGGTATCTTGAAGTTATAAAATCCTTGGTACACTAGTTGCCAAATTATAGTAATGGAATGGAGAGAACCCAAGATTGAAAAACGAAGCAAAGATTATACTCCATATTTTAAGAAACAAGAAGATTAGAAGGAAAGATCTTGAAAATATCATCGATGTTACACCGTCCACAATGACGTATCTTTTAGAAAAGCTAAAAAATTATATCCAAATTGAAGAGGGGGAGACAACCCTTGGTAAGCCCCCTCAGTTTCTTTTGTTATCGAAAAACGCGTGGAAAATCTTAGCGGTGAATGTTGGCAGGGAAAAAATACGTGCAGTACTTTATAATGCTCAAGGCGAAGAACTTGAACGTTCAGAGTACAGAGTAAGGAAAGAAGACCTGTCAGATGAGAAAATATCTGAGATACTAAGAAAAACAATAGAAAAATTCTATGACTATGATAGTATTGGAATTGCATTTTCTGGCTCGGTGGTAGATGATAAAGTCTATTCAAATATACTGAAGCTGAATAAATTTGACCCTATTAAGGCTTTAAGATTGAGAAATATAGGAGTCCCTCACGTTATAATCTCCGATGTTGAGGCAATTGCGGCCTATGAGTCAAAAACAACAGGGAAGGATAAAGTTTTCATTCTTAATTATGGGACAGGTATAGGTGCGTGTTATTATGAATACCATGCACTCTTCACGAGAGATGAATTCAAAAATATACCGCTTGGACACATATATTACGGTGGACAAGAGAAATGTTACTGTGGTTCGTTGGGCTGTCTTGAAACAGCTGCATCTGATTACGTTGTTGTTAAAAGATTTATTAACAGCGAGCTTAATTTTATTGATTTCATAGAAAATGAAGAACAATACTGGAGTTACATAAAACAAATAAGGAGTCTTTATAAAGAAGATGAAAAATTAGCTTCTGAATTGTACAGTCCTGTTATAGATTCCTTGGCTTATGTTCTTGGAAATATAGGCATGTTGTTGAGTTTAAAAGAAATAACTCTTTACGGTGAAGGTGTCTCGGAATGGTTTGCGAAAAAGTTGGAAAAAAGAATAATTGAACTTTCGAAGAACTTTTCCTTGGAGATTTCTTACGGAAATGTTATTGACGCAGTTGAAAGAGGTGTATCGCTGATAGCAGCTATTGCTCTTGTTAAAAAGAAATTTTCTAAATAAAATTGGAGGGCATTTTGATGTACATAATTCTTATAGGTGGTGGAACTGGTTCAGGTAAAACTACAGTTACAAAGAAGATCATGGAGGGTATAGGTAACGACAGATGTGTTATGTTACCAATGGATAACTACTATAAAGATATGTCACATATCCCTCTTGAGGAACGAAAAAGATATAATTACGATCATCCCGATATGATCGAGCACACGCTTATTGTAAAACACGTAAAAGAGCTTTTGTCAGGAAGAAGTATAGAGTTACCAGAATATGATTTTGCTCAATACACAAGGTTGAGCAAAGTGACGAAAATAGATCCAAAACCCATATTGCTCATAGAAGGTATATTTGCATTGTATTATGATGAACTGAGAGCTTTGGCCGATTTGAAGATATATGTCGATACTGAGGGTGATGAAAGATTTATAAGAAGACTCCAAAGAGATATATTCGAAAGGGGAAGAAGTATTGAATCCGTAATACAACAGTATTTAAATACTGTCAAGCCTATGCATGATGCATATGTTGAACCCACAAAAAAGCACGCAGACATAATAATACCGAAGGGTGGTTATAACGAAAAGGCTATAGAAGTCGTTATTGAATTTATACAAAATCTGTTGTAAAATAGATGGACACGAATAAGTTTACGTTTTTACGGGAGGAGTTACATGAAGGTACACATATTCACATATGGCTGTCAAATGAATGAAAACGACACAGAAATCGTTAAACAGTTGTTATTGGATACAGGAATAGAATTGGTGGAAAATGAAGATGAAGCAGATATTGTTATTTTAAACACATGTGCTGTGAGAAAGAAATCAGAGGAAAAGGTTTACAGTCACATAGGCAAACTCAAAAAGAAGAACAAAAAGATAGGTATAATGGGTTGTGTTGCGGAAAAAGAAAAAGAAAATCTCTTTAAAAGAGGGGTTTCTTTTGTTATAGGTACGCGTGCGCTCACGAAAGTACCAGAAGCAATCCAAAATGCGAAAAATGGTAACCGACTTATTTACTTAGAGGACACTTTGGAAGATATTGAATACAACAAAATCCGCACGCGTAATTCAAAGCACCATGCCTGGATAACGATAATTTACGGTTGTGATAGATTTTGCACATATTGTATTGTTCCCTACACAAGAGGAAGAGAAAAATCAAGGGCGATGGACGATGTGCTGAAGGAAGTAAGAACACTTGCGCAGCAAGGATACAAAGAATTTACATTCCTTGGACAAAATGTAGATGCTTATGGGAAGGACTTGAGGGATGGATCTTCACTTGCTAAACTTTTGCTGCAGGCTTCTAAAATTGAAAATGTGAAGCGCTTGTGGTTCCTAACTTCCTATCCGACTGATTTTTCGATTGAAATTCCAAAAGCCATGCAAGAAAGTGAAAAGATTGCACGCTCAATACATTTACCAGTTCAGCATGGTAGTGATAAGATTTTGAAAGCAATGAACAGAAAATACACCGCAGCAGAGTACATACAACTCATAAACGACATCAGAAAAATTGTGCCCGAAACATCCATATCAAGTGACATTATCGTTGGTTTTCCAGGTGAGGATGAAAAAGATTTTGAAGCAACAGTTCAGCTCGTTAAGGAGTTAAGATTTGAACGGCTGAATCTTGCAATATACTCGCCAAGGGAAGGTACCGTAGCGTGGAAATACTTTAAAGATGATGTACCGCACCAAGTGAAAGTTAGAAGAATGTCATACTTGTTAAATCTGCAAAAGATGATAAATAGACAAATAAATGAGTCATATCGCGACAAAAAAGTTGAAGTAATAGTTGAGGCAAAAGCGAAAAATGGACTTTTTTACGGCAGAGATATAAGAAACAAAATTGTAACATTTCAAGCATCAGATGATCTGGTAGGAAGAAGTGTAATAGTGGAAGTTAAAAAGATAACAGCAGGACCGCTGTATGGTGAAGTCAAGGAAGTTTTGGATTGAAGTTTTTCTAATGAAATTTTAAGCTTCTTGTGGTAACATAGGCTTGGGAGGTGTTGGTATGCCCAACAAGAAAATTACATACATCGTATTTATTATGATAATTACTACCACTTGTTTATTCCCAGCAGAGTACGTTGTAAAAATTGACAATATGGAGCTTGGAAGAGTTAGAACTCAGTGGACTAAAAACGGATGGATATGTATAAGTGAGATTCAATATGGCGAAAAGTACGTTGTCGAAACTAGAACACTGTATGGAAAAGGCGGACGATTTGATATGTACGAAGCAATTTTTAAAACAAATAACGAGATTGTAGCAAAAATTCTTGGTGTAAATAAAATGGGAAAAACTTCCATAACCCTTTATGCGTATTACGATCCAAAATCACCGTCTGTGAAAACTTTCAACTTCAATACATCTGACCTGGTACTTCTTGACAATAATTTCATTATTCCGCATTTTGAAATGATGCTAAGAGTTCCTCAGCCAGTTATGAACATCATTATTCCACAAGCACTTTTTA
It encodes:
- a CDS encoding glycosyltransferase, yielding MTVELPVKKLSDYTAFAQEDVERVLELGKELRGLRVVHVNATAYGGGVAELLMTIVPLMRDAGVDAWWEVLEAPMEFFNVTKKFHNALQGAEVEITQEEWDLYERVNKQNAEKLNLDADVVIIHDPQPAYIPLYLKGGAKYIWRCHIDTSTPNLEVWNKLTSKMSMYQKALFHIMDYVRPPFDKIAVEFPPSIDPLSPKNRELSEEEIFHVAKRYDIDVNKPLITVVARFDPWKDLFSSIDVYRRVKESYDVQLAIVSAMAKDDPEGWIFFEDVLRYAGKDKDIIFLTDLKGVGHVEVNAIQRLSTIGLHTATREGFGLVISEMMWKQHPVVARPVGGVKIQIDDGVNGFLRRDVDELSNAVCELISNKDLLISMGINAKEKVRKTYLSTANVRRYLEVIKSLVH
- a CDS encoding ROK family protein — encoded protein: MKNEAKIILHILRNKKIRRKDLENIIDVTPSTMTYLLEKLKNYIQIEEGETTLGKPPQFLLLSKNAWKILAVNVGREKIRAVLYNAQGEELERSEYRVRKEDLSDEKISEILRKTIEKFYDYDSIGIAFSGSVVDDKVYSNILKLNKFDPIKALRLRNIGVPHVIISDVEAIAAYESKTTGKDKVFILNYGTGIGACYYEYHALFTRDEFKNIPLGHIYYGGQEKCYCGSLGCLETAASDYVVVKRFINSELNFIDFIENEEQYWSYIKQIRSLYKEDEKLASELYSPVIDSLAYVLGNIGMLLSLKEITLYGEGVSEWFAKKLEKRIIELSKNFSLEISYGNVIDAVERGVSLIAAIALVKKKFSK
- the udk gene encoding uridine kinase, with the protein product MYIILIGGGTGSGKTTVTKKIMEGIGNDRCVMLPMDNYYKDMSHIPLEERKRYNYDHPDMIEHTLIVKHVKELLSGRSIELPEYDFAQYTRLSKVTKIDPKPILLIEGIFALYYDELRALADLKIYVDTEGDERFIRRLQRDIFERGRSIESVIQQYLNTVKPMHDAYVEPTKKHADIIIPKGGYNEKAIEVVIEFIQNLL
- the miaB gene encoding tRNA (N6-isopentenyl adenosine(37)-C2)-methylthiotransferase MiaB: MKVHIFTYGCQMNENDTEIVKQLLLDTGIELVENEDEADIVILNTCAVRKKSEEKVYSHIGKLKKKNKKIGIMGCVAEKEKENLFKRGVSFVIGTRALTKVPEAIQNAKNGNRLIYLEDTLEDIEYNKIRTRNSKHHAWITIIYGCDRFCTYCIVPYTRGREKSRAMDDVLKEVRTLAQQGYKEFTFLGQNVDAYGKDLRDGSSLAKLLLQASKIENVKRLWFLTSYPTDFSIEIPKAMQESEKIARSIHLPVQHGSDKILKAMNRKYTAAEYIQLINDIRKIVPETSISSDIIVGFPGEDEKDFEATVQLVKELRFERLNLAIYSPREGTVAWKYFKDDVPHQVKVRRMSYLLNLQKMINRQINESYRDKKVEVIVEAKAKNGLFYGRDIRNKIVTFQASDDLVGRSVIVEVKKITAGPLYGEVKEVLD